One Silene latifolia isolate original U9 population chromosome 4, ASM4854445v1, whole genome shotgun sequence DNA segment encodes these proteins:
- the LOC141651525 gene encoding protein FAR1-RELATED SEQUENCE 5-like gives MFDIRATWIPAYFRDIYLGGIMRTTSRSESENSFFGNFTNPHLTLVEFWMRFQSAMDAQRWKYSKVTADDKNSSPKLSTPLLLEKKTAEFYTTTLFYEFQQELQDACFSCGLSPRTTEDYNDHISIIDREKKKVYTVDLTGNKFSCSCKMFERIGLLCKYVLWVFKDKGFDEIPREYLLDRWSKNATCRPIFNVVGTTLLADCMSIENHQSKVSELWSEVFTSVSLVEDNEEHGDELLELLRSFNEKLMISVKRGKSKNKKAEIEMLIGSKIPTEASVLPPEKCKNKGSGRRITSSKEKAVQENAKPLRNCRACGEMTHHDSRNCPSRISQK, from the coding sequence ATGTTTGACATTCGTGCAACTTGGATTCCCGCCTACTTTAGAGACATATATCTCGGCGGGATTATGCGCACAACATCAAGGTCAGAATCTGAAAATAGCTTCTTTGGGAATTTCACTAACCCGCACCTTACTCTTgtcgagttttggatgcgtttccaATCAGCTATGGATGCTCAGCGATGGAAATATTCAAAGGTCACAGCGGATGATAAAAACTCTTCTCCAAAATTATCAACACCTCTGCTTTTGGAAAAGAAAACTGCTGAATTCTACACAACAACTCTGTTTTATGAATTCCAACAAGAACTCCAAGATGCTTGTTTTAGTTGTGGTCTTTCACCGAGGACGACTGAAGACTACAATGACCATATTTCAATAATAGACCGTGAGAAAAAGAAGGTATACACAGTTGATTTGACTGGTAACAAGTTTTCCTGCTCGTGTAAAATGTTTGAAAGAATCGGATTACTTTGCAAGTATGTTCTATGGGTGTTCAAGGATAAAGGGTTTGATGAAATACCAAGGGAGTATCTATTAGACAGATGGAGCAAAAATGCAACCTGCCGCCCTATTTTTAATGTTGTTGGGACAACACTCCTAGCTGATTGTATGTCGATAGAAAACCACCAAAGCAAGGTAAGTGAATTGTGGTCGGAAGTATTTACTTCAGTTTCGCTTGTTGAGGATAATGAGGAACATGGTGATGAGCTGCTTGAACTTCTTCGTAGTTTCAATGAGAAATTGATGATTTCAGTTAAACGTGGGAAGTCAAAAAACAAGAAAGCTGAAATTGAGATGCTTATTGGGTCAAAAATTCCTACTGAAGCTAGTGTTCTACCACCAGAAAAATGCAAGAATAAGGGATCGGGAAGACGCATCACTTCAAGTAAGGAAAAAGCAGTACAGGAAAATGCAAAGCCTCTTAGGAATTGTCGTGCATGTGGTGAAATGACTCATCACGATAGTAGAAATTGCCCAAGTCGAATCAGTCAAAAGTGA
- the LOC141651526 gene encoding protein FAR1-RELATED SEQUENCE 5-like: MQKKAMPPSFYFDFDVDDQKRLSKVFWADPISIKNYALFGEAVSFDATYNFNEYKMVFCPFTGVDNHKRCVTFAGGLLRKEDGESFTWLFDNFVKAMGDCYPSTIITDQCRGINQAVKDVFGDKTQHRLCMWHIMKKMPDKVGPSICQNTNFLKERNSIVWDEEIDTEEFELKWKAILSTYELSDHEWLK; this comes from the coding sequence ATGCAAAAGAAGGCTATGCCTCCATCATTTTATTTCGACTTTGATGTGGATGATCAAAAGAGACTAAGTAAGGTGTTTTGGGCAGATCCAATCTCAATTAAAAACTATGCCCTTTTTGGTGAAGCGGTCTCTTTTGATGCTACTTATAACTTCAATGAatataaaatggtgttttgcCCTTTCACGGGTGTGGACAACCATAAAAGGTGTGTCACTTTTGCGGGTGGTTTGTTAAGAAAGGAAGATGGAGAATCATTTACGTGGTTGTTTGACAACTTTGTAAAGGCTATGGGTGATTGTTATCCTTCTACAATAATAACTGACCAATGCCGAGGCATCAATCAAGCTGTAAAAGATGTGTTTGGTGACAAAACACAACACCGAttatgcatgtggcatataatgaaaaagATGCCAGACAAAGTCGGTCCATCAATTTGCCAAAACACTAACTTTTTGAAGGAAAGAAATTCTATAGTTTGGGATGAAGAGATTGATACAGAAGAATTTGAATTGAAATGGAAGGCGATTCTTTCCACGTATGAGCTTTCTGATCATGAATGGCTGAAGTAA